A window of the Nitrospira sp. genome harbors these coding sequences:
- a CDS encoding transposase, translated as MERVPRQQYTKEFREQAVQLVLEQKLTIPEVARRLAMSGKTLENWVCRARRGQLATLGESRRPVTELEAEVSRLKRDLAEARMERDILKKATAYFAKAQLPGTRS; from the coding sequence ATGGAACGAGTTCCGCGACAGCAGTATACGAAGGAGTTCCGTGAGCAAGCGGTGCAGCTGGTCCTGGAACAGAAGTTGACGATTCCAGAGGTAGCAAGACGCCTGGCCATGTCGGGCAAGACGCTCGAGAACTGGGTGTGTCGAGCCCGGCGCGGTCAGCTCGCGACGCTGGGGGAGAGCCGACGGCCCGTGACAGAGCTGGAGGCCGAGGTCTCTCGGCTGAAGCGCGACCTGGCCGAGGCGCGGATGGAGCGCGACATCTTAAAAAAAGCCACCGCGTACTTTGCCAAGGCGCAGCTGCCCGGTACGCGCTCATGA